A genome region from Nicotiana tabacum cultivar K326 chromosome 13, ASM71507v2, whole genome shotgun sequence includes the following:
- the LOC142168014 gene encoding uncharacterized protein LOC142168014 gives MVLVPSVNKAYSMLMEREIQKTMASASASLNAGEMAALLTNRVGNQQKPKKNYNLYCNYFKLKGHTRDTCYKLVGYPNDHKFKKRYNPQGTANLATEQPAPATCTSIATTPTFTPEQYKQILGSTNHMTPRLDLLHNASSLSRDCSVHLSNGELAEIAHSGSTNIFKDHKDLYTGKVLGIGSKSNGIYILKECIQKRRLTTPIVHTTAMQTSSQKKKKKSEFNKAQNLALEAWTPTMEALKRIDKVKQQFGNDRLDIDCYECPICPLARYETVLRITEIIHQTTYVYNPQQNDIVEMRHRYILEVARDLRLQAAIPLRFWGDCVLTVVQIINNLPSTILKGKFPRAFEVREPADAADVPPTHDVSQHSQVEDSIYDEFPYIGVMQNSNEIFEEADTSLDVLPSSIGEATENLSHPQGATDTLPIAIRKQPRTIGPPRWMQDFVSTSYAYPMSNYLSYDNLSPSYAKCLLAHSSVVEPQHYSEAARDARWVTAMQQEVEALEGNNTWDIVDLPAGKTPIGCKWVYKGYQSDKNFTSYELTDSWNMLSFGVLDHGGPSGSHQQHDNVHRGISTDYDL, from the exons ATGGTCCTAGTGCCATCAGTGAATAAGGCATATTCTATGCTAATGGAACGTGAAATCCAAAAGACTATGGCAAGTGCTTCTGCTAGTCTAAATGCTGGTGAAATGGCTGCCTTGTTGACAAATAGGGTTGGAAATCAACAAAAGCCAAAGAAGAACTACAATCTCTACTGTAATTACTTCAAATTGAAAGGTCATACTAGGGATACATGCTACAAGCTAGTGGGATATCCAAATGATCACAAGTTCAAGAAGAGATACAATCCTCAAGGAACAGCTAATTTGGCGACTGAACAGCCTGCACCAGCAACATGCACTTCCATTGCCACTACACCAACCTTCACACCAGAACAATACAAACAAATCCT TGGATCAACCAATCATATGACTCCAAGGTTGGATTTACTCCACAATGCAAGTTCATTAAGTAGAGATTGTTCAGTTCACTTATCAAATGGAGAATTAGCTGAGATTGCCCACAGTGGTTCAACTAACATATTCAAGGATCACAAA GATCTCTACACTGGCAAGGTGTTGGGGATTGGTAGTAAATCAAATGGGATCTACATTCTTAAAGAATGCATTCAGAAAAGACGGTTGACTACACCAATTGTACATACTACAGCTATGCAGACttcatcacaaaaaaaaaaaaaaaaatcagagttCAATAAAGCTCAAAATTTGGCATTAGAGGCTTGGACACCTACTATGGAGGCATTAAAGAGAATTGACAAAGTCAAGCAGCAATTTGGAAATGATAGATTAGATATTGATTGTTACGAGTGTCCGATTTGTCCATTAGCTAG ATATGAGACAGTTCTTAGAATTACAGAGATCATTCATCAAACTACATATGTATATAATCCACAACAGAATGACATTGTAGAAATGAGACATAGATATATACTGGAGGTGGCTAGGGATTTAAGATTGCAAGCTGCAATTCCACTAAGATTTTGGGGAGATTGTGTTCTCACAGTTGTGCAGATTATAAACAATCTACCTTCCACAATTCTAAAAGGGAAGTTTCCTAGAGCATTTGAGG TCCGTGAACCAGCTGATGCAGCTGATGTGCCACCCACCCATGATGTATCTCAGCATTCTCAGGTTGAAGACTCTATATATGATGAATTCCCATATATTGGTGTCATGCAGAATTCAAATGAAATATTTGAAGAAGCAGACACTTCACTTGATGTTCTCCCTTCATCAATTGGTGAAGCTACTGAGAATCTCTCACATCCCCAAGGTGCCACTGACACATTGCCTATCGCAATCAGAAAACAACCCAGAACTATAGGACCACCAAGGTGGATGCAGGACTTTGTCTCAACTTCCTATGCATATCCAATGTCAAACTATCTAAGCTATGATAATTTGTCCCCTTCCTATGCAAAGTGTCTCTTAGCACATTCTTCAGTTGTTGAGCCACAACACTATTCTGAAGCTGCAAGAGATGCTAGATGGGTGACAGCCATGCAGCAAGAAGTGGAAGCCTTAGAAGGAAATAACACATGGGACATTGTTGACTTGCCTGCAGGCAAGACTcctataggttgtaaatgggtGTACAAG gggtACCAGTCAGATaagaattttacaagttatgaactaaCAGACAGTTGGAATATGcttagttttggtgtgttggatcatggtggtccatccgggagtcatcagcAACATGATAATGTGCATCGtgggatatcaacagattatgatTTGTAA